The Vibrio echinoideorum DNA window TGGCTAGTTGTACTAACGGTAAACCGAAAATGGTTTTGATATTGCTTGCTAAGGAATCTCCGCTGAAGAAATTAAGAGCGAGCAAAGCTTCAGGTGTAGATACACCTGAAGATTGCATGTGATCTGTAACAGCTTGTTCTTGAGTCAGGCTAAGTAAATTAGCCTGACGGAGAATTGCTGGGAGGTTGGTTAGCACTTATCGACAACCATCTAAATCGGGGACTGTTGTTGATTTAGCACAAGCCCAACCAGTTGTCGCATCACGAGATAATGTTAATGTGGCACTGTTTAATGAACCACCGTTAAATGTAAATAGAATTGTAGGAGAAACTGTTGATGAACCTACGTTGCTAATGCTTAAAGTTCCTAATGTGTTTGATCCCGAAGAAACTCCAAGAGCTGAGATTGCGCTACTAAGAGCTCCCTCTTCTTGAAAGGTAAGTTCTGCTGGTGTTTGCAGTGATTTTAAAGTGGCAAGAGCAGACGATGCCTCACTTTTAGATACGTAATCTTTGTACGCAGGTACAGCAATCGCTGATAAT harbors:
- a CDS encoding pilin; amino-acid sequence: MNNKHKRTSQKGFTLIELMIVVAIIGVLSAIAVPAYKDYVSKSEASSALATLKSLQTPAELTFQEEGALSSAISALGVSSGSNTLGTLSISNVGSSTVSPTILFTFNGGSLNSATLTLSRDATTGWACAKSTTVPDLDGCR